One window of Lacerta agilis isolate rLacAgi1 chromosome 14, rLacAgi1.pri, whole genome shotgun sequence genomic DNA carries:
- the LOC117059415 gene encoding claudin-4-like, with translation MASAGFQIMGMALTVVGWIGTIITCALPMWKVSAFIGNNIVVAQITWEGLWMNCVVQSTGQMQCKVYDSMLALSQDVQTARALMVISVLLAALALMVAIVGAKCTNCVEDEDTKARIMIVSGAVFIVAGILCLIPVCWSANTIVREFYNPMVIDAQKRELGAALYIGWASSALLILGGALLCCNCPKKESNNYSARYTAAASQPHSDYPSKNYV, from the coding sequence ATGGCCTCTGCTGGATTCCAGATCATGGGCATGGCCCTGACAGTGGTGGGCTGGATCGGGACCATCATAACCTGTGCCCTGCCCATGTGGAAAGTCTCTGCTTTCATTGGCAACAACATTGTCGTGGCACAGATCACCTGGGAAGGGCTGTGGATGAACTGCGTGGTGCAAAGCACTGGGCAGATGCAGTGCAAGGTCTACGACTCCATGCTGGCCCTTTCTCAGGATGTGCAGACAGCCCGTGCCCTGATGGTCATCTCTGTGCTCCTGGCTGCTCTGGCTCTGATGGTTGCCATCGTGGGGGCCAAGTGCACCAACTGCGTTGAAGACGAGGACACCAAGGCCCGCATAATGATTGTCTCTGGCGCAGTCTTCATAGTGGCAGGGATCCTTTGCCTCATCCCCGTGTGCTGGTCAGCCAACACCATCGTCCGCGAGTTCTACAACCCGATGGTGATCGACGCCCAGAAGAGGGAGCTGGGAGCTGCCCTTTACATCGGCTGGGCATCTTCTGCCTTGTTGATTCTCGGAGGAGCTCTGCTCTGCTGCAATTGCCCCAAGAAGGAGAGCAACAACTACAGCGCCCGGTAcacagctgctgcctctcagccccacAGCGATTACCCCAGCAAGAACTACGTCTAG